One Pyrococcus furiosus DSM 3638 genomic window, TGCTCTGGCTTCTTTTGGATAAACGTCGGGATGTAGTGGAGAGGGTATTATGTAGTCCTCACTAAGTTCTTCATCGCTCACAACAGATGCTATTGCCTCAGCCGCTGCAATGTTCATATTTAAAGTTATATCGGTAGCCCTAACATCTAGTGCCCCCCTAAATATCCCAGGAAAGCCCAAGACATTGTTTATTTGGTTTGGATAGTCACTCCTCCCCGTGGCCACTATTTTTGCCCCAGCCTTTTTCGCATCTTCTGGCATAATTTCTGGAATTGGATTCGCCATTGCAAACACTATGGGATCATCGGCCATTTTCTTTATCATCCAGGGTTTTACTATTCCTCCTACGCTTACTCCAATAAAAACATCAGCACCCTCCATAGCTTTTGCCAAATCTCCTTGAACCCCATGAATGTTGAACCTTGCGACTTCCTCTTTGTAAGGATTCATGTTTTCTTTTCTCCCTTCATAGATTATTCCAGCTCTATCAACAAGCAATATTTCTTTAACCCCAACATGATGGAGCAACTTTGCTATTGCGATTCCAGCAGCTCCAGCTCCACTTATAGCAACTTTTATCTCGTTGAATTTTTTGCCCACTAACTTTAATGCGTTAATTAGACCCGCTAAAGTTACTACAGCAGTTCCATGTTGATCATCGTGAAATACGGGAATATCAAGCTCTCTCTTCAACCTCATTTCAATTTCGAAGCATCTTGGAGCGGAGATATCTTCTAGGTTTATCCCGCCAAATCCCTTTGATATAAGCTTTATTGTTTCCACGATTTTCTCGACATCCTGTGTGTCAATTAAGATAGGAAACGCATCTATTCCAGCTAGAGCTTTAAAGAGAACACATTTACCTTCCATAACTGGCATTCCTGCCAGAACACCTATGTTTCCTAATCCCAAGATTGCCGATCCGTCTGTAACGACGGCAACTGTATTTGGAATTATAGTGTAATCTTCATAGTTTCCCTTCTTTGCAATTACTTTACATGGCTCCGCTACTCCTGGGGTATATGCTAAGCTCAAATCATAGAAATCTCTAAGAGGAACCTTTGGTATCACTTCAATTTTTCCATTCCCTGGGAAATTATTTCTGTGATACTCCAACGCATCTTGAGCAAGCTTCCTTCTTTGTTCCTCAGTGATCCTAGCCATATCACTTTCACCCAGGAACAATGAGCCAGGTAGGATAAAAGCATTGCTAGTATCTAATCACGTATATATCTCTTCCAATCCTATGCTTTTCATCAATATCTAAAATGGAATACTCAACCTTAAACCCAAGTTCCTCTAACCAGGGTCTATTTCTCCTATAAACTCCTCCCTCAGCTAAATTAAATGCGGGAAATACGAAAACTACTTTAGCATTTCTCTTAAGAACATCAGAAAAGCTTTCAAAGGCTTGATAATATAACCGATCCAATTGTTTTGCTATTTTAATGGCCTCCTCCCTTGTTGGCTTAGTTTTTAGTGGTCGACCCATATACGGTTCTGTAATTATAGCATCAAATCTAGTTCTAAAGCACTTTTTTAGCCTTCTAACGTCACAAACCCTCAAACTTGCGTTCTGTTTTATCCTAAACTCCTTTCTGATCCATTCAATGTTTTTTCTTGCATCATTTATTCTTTCCTGACTTATGTCACTCCCATATGCAATTAAACCTTGAAGGAGGAGTTCAACTAAAATAGTTCCAGTACCACAAAACGGATCTAGAACGTTTCCCTTTCTAACTTCTGAGAGATTTATCATTATCCTAGCTAGCCTAGGGGGAATTGAAAGAGTAGGTCTAACTATGGGTCTCTCTACATCCAATTTTTTAAGTTCAAAGGGATTTGTAATCCTTATCGTTTCCCCCACCAGAACTCTGTCCTTATCTACAAACAAAAATACCACATCTTTGACTTCTGGAAATCCTTTTAGAATTAATTCGCTAGGCATAGAATAAACGTTAGCAGGTTTAAAGAATTTAGAAGAATCTTTCCTCTTAAAAACTGCTTTAACTTGAGATCCAAGTTTTCTCCACGCTTTCCAATCTTCTTTCCCATATAAGCTCACTGTAAACAATTTTGAGTATTCGAGATTCTCTATTGTATCTAAGCCTTCTCCTACAATTCTCACTAACTTTAAAGCTCCCCCTAACCACTTAAACTTTTTTTCTATTTCTTCTTTAGCCTGGATTATAGCAAAACTTTTGTTTGGACCATAAAAACGGATCTCTAATATTCTTACCCCTAACTTAAACCTCTTTGAGAAGGCCTTTAGCTCATAAAGTCCAAGCTCAGGATTTTTTCCAAAGATAATCGCATATTTTTCTACTTTCATAGCCTTTGTCCCTTTACACCATCTTAGGATCTCCCTTTAAAAAATTTATAACAACCTGGGAATTTTTAAAAAGGCTAAAAACAACAATTGAAAGGGAAGGATAATGGTAAGATACGTTATTCCGCTCATGTTAGTAACACTTATCGTTAATTTAGTATTTGCACTTCCAGAAAGTTACGATACTAATGCTCTCCTTAGACTTTATGACACTAATAAGGAGATTCTTTCCAAGTTTGATTATACCCCTGAGATAAAGAGAGAAGAAATAACCTCGGAGTTAGAGCATGACAATTTAGTATTTGCCTTCGAAAAACTTTCAAAATTAAGTCTAACAACTATCCACATTCTGGAATCCAAAGAGGGCACAATAGACAGCAAAGAAATTTTAGAGGCTAGAATAAGCAGAGTTGAATACTAC contains:
- a CDS encoding NAD(P)-dependent malic enzyme; translation: MARITEEQRRKLAQDALEYHRNNFPGNGKIEVIPKVPLRDFYDLSLAYTPGVAEPCKVIAKKGNYEDYTIIPNTVAVVTDGSAILGLGNIGVLAGMPVMEGKCVLFKALAGIDAFPILIDTQDVEKIVETIKLISKGFGGINLEDISAPRCFEIEMRLKRELDIPVFHDDQHGTAVVTLAGLINALKLVGKKFNEIKVAISGAGAAGIAIAKLLHHVGVKEILLVDRAGIIYEGRKENMNPYKEEVARFNIHGVQGDLAKAMEGADVFIGVSVGGIVKPWMIKKMADDPIVFAMANPIPEIMPEDAKKAGAKIVATGRSDYPNQINNVLGFPGIFRGALDVRATDITLNMNIAAAEAIASVVSDEELSEDYIIPSPLHPDVYPKEARAVAEQAIRDGVARRKLSGEWVEEHTRKLREFYAALIEPLNERRKQYIT
- a CDS encoding TRM11 family SAM-dependent methyltransferase, with product MKVEKYAIIFGKNPELGLYELKAFSKRFKLGVRILEIRFYGPNKSFAIIQAKEEIEKKFKWLGGALKLVRIVGEGLDTIENLEYSKLFTVSLYGKEDWKAWRKLGSQVKAVFKRKDSSKFFKPANVYSMPSELILKGFPEVKDVVFLFVDKDRVLVGETIRITNPFELKKLDVERPIVRPTLSIPPRLARIMINLSEVRKGNVLDPFCGTGTILVELLLQGLIAYGSDISQERINDARKNIEWIRKEFRIKQNASLRVCDVRRLKKCFRTRFDAIITEPYMGRPLKTKPTREEAIKIAKQLDRLYYQAFESFSDVLKRNAKVVFVFPAFNLAEGGVYRRNRPWLEELGFKVEYSILDIDEKHRIGRDIYVIRY